The proteins below come from a single Aegilops tauschii subsp. strangulata cultivar AL8/78 chromosome 6, Aet v6.0, whole genome shotgun sequence genomic window:
- the LOC109768662 gene encoding RING-H2 finger protein ATL79: MAMARRTNHTASPPMNATAATMVISSPPPPRPLSHATGDVWGPYSSSRAFFSNVATILIILACVSLLAFSLHAAARFLLRRLARRRAARARAQAQAQGQPQPPKPPSDAAATEFSVEAGAGAGVQLAGGWGDAECAICLSELADGERVRVLPACGHGFHGACVDGWLAARASCPTCRAPSRLSRAGEP; encoded by the coding sequence ATGGCCATGGCACGCCGAACCAACCACACCGCCTCGCCCCCCATGAACGCCACGGCGGCGACCATGGTCATCTCATCTCCGCCTCCGCCGAGGCCGCTGTCCCACGCCACCGGCGACGTCTGGGGCCCCTACTCCAGCTCCCGGGCATTCTTCTCCAACGTGGCCACCATACTCATCATCCTCGCCTGCGTCTCCCTCCTCGCCTTCTCCCTCCACGCCGCCGCCCGtttcctcctccgccgcctcgcccgccgccgcgccgcgcgtgcgcgggcgcaggcGCAGGCGCAGGGGCAGCCGCAGCCGCCGAAGCCTCCATCCGACGCCGCGGCCACCGAATTCTCTGTGGAGGCCGGGGCAGGGGCGGGCGTTCAGTTGGCCGGCGGGTGGGGCGACGCGGAGTGCGCCATCTGCCTGTCGGAGCTGGCGGACGGCGAGCGCGTCCGCGTGCTCCCGGCGTGCGGCCACGGCTTCCACGGGGCCTGCGTGGACGGGTGGCTCGCGGCGCGCGCGTCCTGCCCCACCTGCCGCGCGCCGTCCCGGCTGTCGCGGGCCGGAGAGCCCTAG